Proteins from a genomic interval of Papaver somniferum cultivar HN1 chromosome 4, ASM357369v1, whole genome shotgun sequence:
- the LOC113272721 gene encoding uncharacterized protein LOC113272721: protein MVTGGCPPLVPLAPHPDGGVAVSMVTNGGVTLEDMLGFVAALALVIGGVMPTGLSPAPLVLVVEEAVPLDVLITFCTFWCPRNTSVNQNKSEMENLRNENNFQKIPSIELPDDLFEKSLDPWKFSLIRRLDLQKIKFVDVAIILRSQWKLQGDCRLIPLGRGFFTIKLDNEQDKQLIKSQRWEVLNQILQVRNWIYNFRPASQRTSKAMVWVRFPGLGLEFWNESILFKICREFGTPIKIDNATSRCEVGYYANVLVEVDFAQHIPNKVWIGTKCGFFFQDVLIPDCPKYCSNCKIVGHLNTES from the exons ATGGTAAcagggggttgtcctcctcttGTTCCTCTAGCCCCTCATCCTGACGGAGGAGTGGCAGTTTCTATGGTGACAaatggaggcgttacacttgaagacaTGCTGGGGTTTGTGGCTGCTCTGGCTctagtgataggaggtgtcatgcCTACTGGATTATCTCCcgctccgctggtgttggtggtagaggaggcGGTTCCACTAGATGTATTGATCACATTCTGCACG TTTTGGTGTCCTAGAAACACTTCGGTTAATCAAAATAAATCTGAAATGGAAAATTTAAGAAATGAAAACAATTTTCAGAAAATTCCTTCGAttgaattaccagatgatttgttTGAAAAAAGTTTAGATCCATGGAAGTTCTCTCTTATAAGAAGGCTTGATTTACAGAAGATTAAGTTTGTAGATGTTGCTATTATTCTAAGAAGTCAATGGAAGTTACAGGGTGATTGTCGTTTAATTCCTTTGGGCAGGGGCTTTTTCACTATTAAGCTTGATAATGAACAGGATAAACAGCTGATTAAATCACAGAGGTGGGAAGTTTTGAATCAAATATTACAAGTTAGAAAttggatttacaattttcgtccAGCAAGTCAAAGGACATCCAAAGCAATGGTGTGGGTTCGTTTTCCTGGATTGGGTTTGGAATTTTGGAATGAAAGCATTTTGTTTAAAATATGCAGAGAATTTGGCACACCAATTAAGATTGATAATGCTACATCAAGATGTGAAGTAGGTTATTATGCTAATGTTTTGGTAGAAGTTGATTTTGCACAACATATTCCTAATAAGGTGTGGATTGGAACTAAATGtggttttttttttcaagatGTTCTTATTCCTGATTGTCCTAAATACTGCTCCAACTGTAAAATTGTTGGTCATCTAAATACTGAATCTTGA